A genome region from Bacillaceae bacterium IKA-2 includes the following:
- a CDS encoding glycosyltransferase family 1 protein, producing MGSPLRVLHVVVNMNRGGAETLLMNLYRNIDRSIVQFDFLTCKEGVFDEEIRELGGNIHRIDYITDIGHFGYIKALNKFFSSNNNYKIVHAHMDKMSGLVLRAAKNNNVPVRIAHSHNTSSEGSLPARLYKWYVGSNILPSATHQFACSSAAAKWLFGKEAENARILKNGIESDQYKFSPEIRKQIRRELMLGHDQFVIGHVGRFNHQKNHIFLLELFAKLSVEIPEATLLLVGDGPLRSQIEKKIKDLKIEKKVKLLGVRSDINRILQAFDCFVFPSFHEGLPVTLIEAQGAGVPCVISDVITKEVDLGLDLIRFMPLQDQSLWLHLIKRIATDNLYREIPNTSLSQKGYDIKNTAQRSQNFYLAL from the coding sequence GTGGGGAGTCCATTAAGAGTATTGCATGTTGTTGTAAATATGAACCGTGGCGGAGCAGAAACTCTACTTATGAACTTGTATCGAAACATAGATCGGAGCATAGTTCAATTTGACTTTTTAACGTGTAAAGAAGGGGTCTTTGATGAGGAAATCCGCGAGCTAGGTGGAAACATTCATCGAATTGATTATATTACAGACATTGGTCATTTTGGATATATTAAAGCTTTGAATAAATTTTTCTCTTCAAATAACAACTATAAAATTGTCCATGCTCATATGGACAAAATGAGCGGTCTTGTTTTACGAGCCGCCAAAAACAATAATGTCCCAGTAAGAATTGCACATAGTCATAATACAAGTAGTGAAGGTAGCCTGCCAGCAAGATTATATAAATGGTATGTAGGTTCGAATATTTTACCAAGTGCAACCCATCAATTTGCTTGCTCGAGCGCAGCAGCAAAATGGTTGTTTGGTAAAGAAGCTGAGAATGCAAGGATATTGAAAAATGGAATCGAAAGCGATCAATATAAATTTTCACCAGAAATAAGAAAACAAATTAGAAGAGAATTAATGTTAGGCCATGATCAGTTTGTCATCGGACATGTAGGAAGATTTAATCATCAAAAAAACCATATTTTTCTATTAGAACTATTTGCTAAGTTAAGTGTTGAAATTCCAGAGGCAACCCTCTTATTAGTAGGTGATGGACCGCTTCGATCGCAAATCGAAAAGAAAATTAAAGATTTAAAGATTGAAAAAAAAGTTAAGTTGCTAGGCGTTCGCAGTGATATCAATCGAATACTGCAAGCTTTTGATTGCTTTGTATTTCCGTCATTTCATGAAGGACTTCCCGTTACATTAATTGAAGCGCAAGGAGCAGGAGTACCTTGTGTAATATCAGATGTTATTACAAAGGAAGTTGATCTGGGTTTAGACTTAATACGCTTTATGCCGTTACAGGATCAGTCGCTCTGGTTACATTTAATAAAAAGAATTGCA
- a CDS encoding glycosyltransferase family 4 protein — MPKKILFCATVDYHFQAFHIPYLKWFKEQGWEVHVAAKGELDLPYTDQKFNIPIERSPFKLKNVKAYHLLKSIINENQYEIIHCHTPLGGVLARLAARQARKQRTKVIYTAHGFHFCEGAPRLNWLIYYPIEKLLARSTDCIITINQEDYQLAKNRDFKANLIEHVHGVGVDTNYFTAVSETQKIELKKSFGYQADDFLLFYAAEFNKNKNQQLLIRSLALIKDYMPNAKLLLAGEGALQEKCRKLVSELGMEDMVNFLGYRKDIEMLVPMCDIGVGSSFREGLPVNIIEAMACGLPIVASKNRGHIELVQENVNGYIVSANDYGQFARSLLRLYQSNQLRKEMGTASINLVSTFSLPQLNIELSAIYRRYMLEEQNETKSEYHRAHI, encoded by the coding sequence GTGCCTAAAAAAATATTATTTTGTGCAACTGTTGATTATCATTTTCAAGCCTTTCACATACCTTATCTAAAATGGTTTAAAGAGCAGGGCTGGGAAGTTCATGTTGCTGCCAAAGGTGAGCTTGACTTACCATATACCGATCAAAAGTTTAACATTCCAATTGAGAGATCGCCCTTTAAGCTCAAGAACGTAAAAGCATACCATTTATTAAAATCAATTATTAACGAGAACCAGTACGAAATCATTCATTGTCATACACCTTTAGGCGGAGTACTTGCGCGATTAGCTGCCCGTCAAGCAAGAAAACAGCGAACAAAAGTTATTTATACAGCCCATGGCTTTCATTTTTGTGAAGGAGCACCGCGTCTTAACTGGCTAATCTATTATCCAATTGAAAAGCTGCTGGCAAGATCCACAGATTGTATCATCACAATTAACCAAGAGGATTATCAGCTAGCCAAGAATCGCGATTTTAAAGCAAATCTAATTGAGCATGTCCACGGTGTAGGGGTTGACACGAACTATTTTACAGCAGTCAGTGAAACCCAAAAAATAGAACTAAAAAAGTCATTTGGCTATCAAGCAGATGACTTTTTACTGTTTTATGCAGCAGAATTTAATAAAAATAAAAACCAGCAATTGCTGATTCGCTCACTGGCGCTAATTAAAGATTATATGCCAAATGCGAAACTATTATTAGCAGGTGAAGGGGCGCTTCAAGAAAAATGCCGGAAATTAGTAAGCGAACTAGGCATGGAAGATATGGTTAATTTTCTTGGCTATCGTAAAGATATTGAAATGCTCGTACCGATGTGTGATATCGGTGTTGGATCAAGCTTTAGAGAAGGACTTCCCGTAAATATTATCGAAGCGATGGCCTGTGGCTTACCAATTGTAGCGAGTAAAAATCGTGGCCACATTGAATTAGTTCAAGAAAACGTCAATGGCTATATTGTCTCAGCAAACGATTACGGACAATTTGCCAGATCTTTGCTAAGACTCTACCAATCTAATCAACTTCGAAAAGAAATGGGAACAGCAAGTATCAATCTAGTCAGTACCTTTTCGCTACCACAACTCAATATAGAGCTCAGTGCCATCTACAGACGATATATGTTGGAGGAACAAAATGAAACCAAAAGTGAGTATCATCGTGCCCATATATAA
- the galU gene encoding UTP--glucose-1-phosphate uridylyltransferase GalU → MKVRKAIIPAAGLGTRFLPATKAMPKEMLPIVDKPTIQFIIEEAIDSGIEDIIIVTGKGKRAIEDHFDHSFELEQNLLEKGKLELLDEVQKTSKLVDIHYIRQKEPKGLGHAIWCARKFIGNEPFAVLLGDDIVKAEKPCLQQLMEQYERYNASIIGVQHVLDEEVSRYGIVDGTKIAERLYSVSNLVEKPKLEEAPSNLAILGRYILTPKIFEILSQQQPGAGGEIQLTDAISKLNHYEAVYAYDFEGVRYDVGEKMGFIKTTIEFALQRDDLKHDLLEYLSKLVEKQLIKKS, encoded by the coding sequence ATGAAAGTCAGAAAAGCGATTATTCCAGCAGCTGGGTTAGGAACAAGATTTCTTCCGGCGACAAAAGCAATGCCTAAAGAGATGTTACCAATCGTAGATAAACCGACGATTCAGTTTATTATTGAAGAAGCGATTGATTCAGGAATTGAAGATATTATTATTGTCACTGGAAAAGGAAAAAGAGCTATCGAAGATCATTTTGATCATTCATTTGAATTAGAACAAAACTTGCTCGAAAAAGGAAAACTGGAATTGTTAGATGAAGTACAAAAAACTTCAAAACTTGTTGATATTCATTATATTCGGCAGAAAGAACCAAAAGGATTAGGCCATGCGATTTGGTGTGCTCGTAAGTTTATTGGAAATGAACCGTTTGCCGTACTTTTAGGTGATGATATCGTAAAAGCCGAAAAGCCATGCTTGCAACAATTAATGGAACAATACGAACGCTATAATGCTTCGATTATTGGTGTACAGCATGTTTTGGACGAGGAAGTGTCTCGTTATGGAATTGTTGATGGGACTAAAATAGCCGAACGCCTTTACAGTGTTAGTAATCTTGTCGAAAAACCAAAGCTGGAAGAGGCACCCTCTAACCTGGCAATTTTAGGGCGTTACATTCTTACTCCGAAAATCTTTGAGATCTTAAGTCAGCAACAACCTGGAGCTGGTGGAGAAATTCAACTAACCGATGCGATTAGTAAATTAAATCATTATGAAGCAGTATACGCCTATGATTTTGAAGGGGTCCGTTACGATGTTGGTGAAAAAATGGGATTTATCAAGACAACAATTGAGTTTGCTTTACAACGAGATGATTTAAAACATGACTTGCTAGAGTATTTATCGAAATTAGTTGAAAAGCAACTAATTAAAAAATCATAA